In Vibrio sp. NTOU-M3, the following proteins share a genomic window:
- a CDS encoding YgiW/YdeI family stress tolerance OB fold protein: protein MKKTTIALAATTLALSTAAFAHNDNNNQGIQFNGPVEVTSIDKLLQDTGMFTEKNVVVEGHVIRQISADKFIFTDGKGEVQIEIDDDISLNTVIDNTTKLRLYGEYEGGNTPEIEVDRLQVL from the coding sequence AACTCTTGCACTTTCAACTGCAGCATTTGCTCACAATGATAACAACAACCAAGGAATCCAATTCAACGGACCTGTTGAGGTAACCTCTATCGACAAATTACTTCAAGACACTGGTATGTTTACCGAGAAGAACGTGGTTGTCGAAGGTCACGTAATTCGTCAAATTAGTGCGGATAAATTTATTTTTACTGATGGTAAAGGTGAAGTACAAATTGAAATTGATGACGATATCAGCTTAAACACGGTCATCGACAACACAACAAAACTTAGACTTTATGGCGAATATGAAGGTGGAAACACACCCGAAATCGAAGTAGATCGCCTACAAGTTTTATAA